A single region of the Idiomarinaceae bacterium HL-53 genome encodes:
- a CDS encoding aspartate racemase, producing MKRIGLIGGMSWESTAVYYRLLNQSARARLGGQNCAPLVLWNVDFAKISALQHSGDWQATAALLIEGAERLERAGAECILICTNTMHKVAEEVQARVQIPLLHLIDIVAHEILARGMKRVGLLGTQFTMSESFYAERLASHGIDTMVPSTSSQAEIHRVIYEELCQGECSKKSKQFYLNEVEKLSARGAQGIILGCTEIGLLISQENTPIPLLDTTALHVNAALDFVLTDA from the coding sequence GTGAAGCGCATTGGCCTGATAGGGGGCATGAGTTGGGAGTCGACTGCGGTCTATTATCGACTCTTAAATCAAAGCGCTCGGGCGCGACTTGGAGGGCAAAATTGCGCGCCCTTGGTGCTATGGAATGTAGACTTTGCAAAGATTTCTGCACTCCAACACAGCGGCGATTGGCAGGCAACGGCGGCGCTGCTAATTGAGGGGGCAGAGCGTTTGGAGCGCGCGGGTGCTGAGTGTATTCTGATTTGTACCAACACCATGCATAAAGTCGCTGAGGAAGTGCAAGCGCGTGTTCAAATTCCGTTGCTGCATTTGATTGATATTGTTGCGCACGAAATTTTAGCGAGGGGTATGAAACGCGTGGGTCTTTTAGGAACGCAATTTACGATGTCTGAGAGCTTTTACGCAGAGCGCTTGGCATCTCATGGTATCGACACCATGGTTCCAAGCACTTCTAGTCAAGCTGAGATTCACCGCGTGATATACGAGGAGTTGTGCCAAGGCGAGTGCTCTAAAAAATCCAAGCAGTTCTATTTGAATGAAGTGGAAAAACTGAGTGCTCGTGGTGCGCAGGGGATTATTCTCGGCTGTACGGAAATAGGCTTATTGATTAGCCAAGAAAACACGCCAATCCCGCTTTTAGATACTACTGCGCTCCATGTAAATGCTGCACTCGATTTTGTGCTCACAGACGCGTGA
- a CDS encoding Short-chain dehydrogenase, translating to MSDIHGKTIWLTGASSGIGLALAHALARAGAQLILTARSEETLNTLASELPGEHQVFPLDLMNPEHALEAARRFVSQQPIDILINNAGVSQRSLTLETDLKVYRDLMEINYFSVVALTKAVLPSMLEQGNGHIVTVSSVAGKVGTKLRSGYAGSKFGVIGFMDCLRAEMFDKNIHCTTICPGFVHTQIAHNALTGSGEKLNREDPDNAGGISAEQCAKEIIQAIQNNKAEVVVGSGLSKLAPRLQRFFPGLVRTLVARR from the coding sequence ATGAGCGATATTCACGGTAAAACGATCTGGTTAACAGGCGCTTCTTCCGGGATTGGTCTGGCGCTAGCGCATGCACTGGCAAGAGCCGGGGCGCAACTAATTCTTACCGCGCGTAGCGAAGAGACCTTGAATACTCTCGCCTCAGAATTACCGGGCGAGCATCAGGTGTTTCCGCTTGACTTAATGAACCCAGAACATGCCCTCGAAGCAGCTCGAAGATTCGTAAGTCAACAACCGATTGATATTCTCATAAATAACGCAGGTGTTTCTCAGCGTAGCCTTACGTTGGAAACAGATCTAAAAGTCTATCGTGATTTAATGGAGATTAATTACTTCAGTGTGGTCGCGCTCACGAAGGCTGTACTACCCAGTATGTTAGAACAGGGCAATGGGCATATTGTGACCGTATCCTCAGTCGCAGGCAAAGTTGGTACCAAATTACGCAGTGGCTATGCGGGCTCAAAGTTTGGTGTGATTGGTTTTATGGACTGTTTGCGAGCAGAAATGTTTGACAAGAATATTCACTGCACCACGATTTGCCCGGGTTTTGTCCATACACAAATTGCTCACAACGCCCTTACCGGGTCGGGTGAAAAGCTGAATAGAGAGGATCCTGATAACGCGGGCGGTATTTCTGCTGAGCAATGTGCCAAAGAAATTATACAAGCCATTCAGAATAATAAAGCTGAAGTAGTGGTCGGTTCAGGCTTGAGCAAGCTTGCGCCCCGTTTGCAGCGTTTTTTCCCAGGTTTAGTCAGAACACTTGTGGCAAGGCGATAA
- a CDS encoding RNase HII yields MICGVDEAGRGPIAGPVVAAAVILDPAKPIEGLADSKKLSEKKRDLLSTEIKQKALAWSIAQCDPEEIDELNILYASLLAMRRAIEALPTPATEALIDGNKIPHGLAIPATAVIGGDAIEPAISAASILAKVERDRQMYAWHEQYPEYQFAQHKAYPTKLHLELIKTHGVSPIHRKSFKPVKALLVEPS; encoded by the coding sequence GTGATTTGTGGTGTCGACGAAGCTGGAAGAGGACCGATTGCAGGGCCAGTGGTTGCAGCTGCGGTTATTCTTGATCCAGCAAAACCGATCGAAGGACTCGCCGACTCGAAGAAGTTGAGTGAGAAAAAGCGTGATCTGTTGAGCACTGAAATAAAACAAAAGGCGCTCGCTTGGTCGATTGCTCAATGTGATCCTGAAGAGATAGATGAATTAAATATTCTGTATGCATCATTGCTGGCGATGCGTCGTGCCATCGAAGCCTTACCTACGCCCGCTACAGAGGCACTCATAGACGGAAACAAGATTCCACATGGACTAGCTATTCCTGCGACCGCAGTGATTGGTGGAGACGCGATTGAGCCGGCCATTAGCGCGGCATCGATCCTTGCTAAGGTTGAGCGAGACCGACAAATGTATGCTTGGCACGAGCAATACCCTGAATATCAATTTGCACAGCACAAAGCATATCCAACAAAACTTCATTTAGAGCTCATCAAAACGCACGGGGTCAGTCCCATTCATCGCAAGAGCTTTAAGCCCGTCAAGGCGTTATTAGTAGAACCATCATAA
- a CDS encoding acetylornithine deacetylase codes for MAALPEFLSMYKSMIALPSVSCLNPQWDTSNKPVIDQLGVWLESLGFGVQIEALEAQPNKYNLLARKGPEHASGGLLLAGHTDTVPWDEGRWTRDPFTLTEADGKLFGLGSADMKGFFAFVLEALKRIDLNELSKPIYVLATADEETTMAGARELSKFPNLKPDYAVIGEPTSMVPVRMHKGHFTDCIRVTGKSGHSSDPDAGINAIEIMHEVIASLLKLKAELKNNYAEPAFRVPYPTLNFGHIHGGDAANRICACCELHMDMRPLPGMPVDLLGELLTKKLEPLINKYPSLLAVESMHPPIPGYQCAADSTLVKMAEQISGSKAEPANYCTEAPFIDALGCETIVMGPGSINQAHQPDEFIRLDEINPALTKIERLVQELCL; via the coding sequence ATGGCCGCTTTGCCTGAATTTCTCTCCATGTATAAGTCAATGATCGCTTTGCCGTCCGTGAGCTGTCTAAATCCTCAATGGGATACCTCGAATAAACCTGTCATTGATCAGTTAGGTGTTTGGCTAGAATCACTTGGGTTTGGCGTTCAAATAGAAGCACTCGAGGCGCAACCGAACAAATACAACCTCTTGGCTCGAAAAGGGCCTGAACATGCAAGTGGCGGCTTATTACTTGCAGGACATACCGATACCGTGCCATGGGACGAAGGACGCTGGACCCGCGACCCTTTCACTTTAACTGAGGCCGATGGCAAGCTTTTTGGTTTAGGTAGTGCCGATATGAAAGGCTTTTTCGCTTTTGTCTTAGAAGCACTCAAACGTATCGACCTCAACGAACTAAGTAAACCTATCTACGTGCTTGCAACGGCGGATGAAGAAACCACTATGGCAGGCGCACGGGAACTAAGTAAGTTTCCGAATTTAAAACCAGATTATGCAGTTATTGGCGAGCCAACTTCGATGGTACCCGTACGAATGCATAAAGGGCATTTTACCGACTGCATTCGGGTTACCGGCAAGTCGGGACATAGCTCCGATCCTGACGCAGGCATTAATGCAATCGAAATTATGCACGAGGTGATTGCATCGCTATTGAAGCTCAAAGCGGAGCTTAAGAATAACTATGCAGAACCTGCCTTTCGTGTTCCGTACCCAACTTTGAACTTTGGACACATTCATGGTGGCGACGCTGCGAATCGTATTTGTGCGTGCTGCGAACTACATATGGACATGCGACCCCTTCCCGGCATGCCAGTTGATCTGCTCGGCGAGCTGTTAACGAAAAAACTCGAGCCTCTGATAAACAAGTATCCTAGCCTACTGGCGGTCGAGTCAATGCATCCTCCGATACCGGGTTACCAATGTGCGGCAGATAGTACATTGGTCAAAATGGCTGAGCAGATCAGTGGGAGCAAAGCAGAGCCCGCGAACTATTGTACAGAAGCACCTTTTATTGACGCCTTAGGTTGTGAAACTATCGTTATGGGGCCTGGCTCGATTAATCAGGCGCACCAACCAGACGAGTTTATTCGTCTCGACGAAATTAACCCTGCGCTTACAAAAATTGAACGCTTAGTGCAGGAGCTTTGTTTGTGA
- a CDS encoding aminobenzoyl-glutamate transport protein: protein MSQNNTQADNQTGLLNRILNKVEVIGNKLPDPAVMFAGLLVIVWILSLIFSQFSYAEADPRTGVPIVVNNLLAPDALAQFLASMVTTFTSFAPLGVVLVAMLGIGVAERSGFINVAIKLLLNNTAKFLLTPLLILVAIVSHTAVDAGYVLVIPLGGIIFYAAGRHPLAGIAAAFAGVSGGFSANFVPSAIDPMLQGITQTAAQLYDPNIVLNPLNNWMFTGLSSIVVVLVGWYITDKVVEPRLKGVMIDGDKDDMPQMEEVSAQDRKAFHAGGLTMLLGIGLLIAAVWPETSALRSPAGEIAAFDAPLMQSIVPLIFLLFWVPGIVHGYVSGTFKESKDIIMAMSKTMETMAYYLVMAFFCALFIKAFGDSNLGILIAMKGANFLGGLGVPGPVTLVGIILLVAVINLFVGSASAKWLLISPIFVPMLMQLGISPDLTQAAYRVGDSVSNIITPLLPYFPLVVVYCQRYVKNTGIGTLVSMMLPFSVTLLIVWTAFLLIYWGIGLPLGVQSNYLYPAG from the coding sequence ATGAGTCAAAATAATACCCAGGCTGATAATCAAACCGGCCTACTAAATCGCATTCTCAATAAAGTTGAGGTGATCGGAAATAAGCTTCCTGATCCAGCTGTTATGTTTGCCGGCTTGCTGGTCATCGTTTGGATTCTGAGTCTTATTTTCTCTCAGTTCAGTTATGCAGAAGCAGACCCACGTACGGGCGTGCCCATCGTGGTTAATAACTTGTTGGCACCCGACGCACTCGCCCAATTTCTCGCGAGTATGGTGACAACGTTCACTTCATTTGCGCCGCTCGGCGTTGTGTTGGTTGCAATGCTCGGTATTGGGGTTGCAGAGCGCAGTGGTTTTATCAATGTCGCTATTAAACTACTCCTCAATAACACGGCAAAATTCTTGCTCACTCCATTGTTGATTTTAGTTGCGATCGTCAGCCACACTGCCGTTGATGCAGGCTATGTGCTCGTCATTCCATTGGGCGGTATTATTTTCTATGCAGCGGGTCGCCATCCACTAGCAGGAATTGCGGCCGCATTCGCAGGGGTTTCTGGTGGTTTTAGTGCTAACTTCGTACCCAGTGCCATCGACCCAATGCTGCAGGGCATTACCCAAACCGCCGCACAATTATACGATCCAAATATCGTACTGAACCCGCTGAACAATTGGATGTTCACCGGCCTTTCATCGATTGTGGTGGTACTCGTAGGTTGGTACATCACCGACAAAGTCGTAGAGCCTCGTCTCAAAGGTGTCATGATTGATGGTGACAAAGACGACATGCCACAAATGGAAGAAGTCAGCGCACAAGATCGTAAAGCCTTCCATGCAGGCGGCCTGACCATGCTACTCGGTATTGGACTATTAATTGCCGCAGTTTGGCCTGAAACTTCCGCGTTGCGTTCACCAGCAGGTGAAATTGCAGCGTTTGACGCACCGTTAATGCAGTCTATCGTGCCATTAATCTTCTTGTTGTTCTGGGTTCCTGGTATTGTTCACGGTTACGTGTCTGGAACCTTTAAGGAATCTAAAGACATCATTATGGCCATGTCTAAAACCATGGAAACCATGGCTTACTACTTGGTCATGGCATTCTTCTGTGCACTGTTTATTAAAGCGTTTGGAGATTCAAACCTTGGTATCTTAATTGCCATGAAAGGTGCAAATTTCCTTGGAGGCCTTGGCGTTCCGGGTCCGGTCACACTGGTAGGTATCATTCTACTGGTTGCCGTTATCAACTTGTTTGTAGGTTCTGCAAGCGCCAAATGGTTGCTCATTTCACCTATTTTTGTACCGATGCTCATGCAACTCGGTATCTCGCCCGATCTAACTCAAGCGGCCTATCGTGTGGGTGATTCTGTGAGTAATATCATCACGCCGTTACTCCCATACTTCCCACTTGTTGTGGTGTATTGCCAACGCTATGTGAAGAATACGGGTATCGGTACACTCGTCTCAATGATGTTACCGTTTAGTGTCACCCTATTGATTGTTTGGACTGCGTTCTTACTTATCTACTGGGGCATTGGTTTACCACTCGGAGTACAATCGAACTATCTTTACCCTGCAGGGTAA
- a CDS encoding acylaminoacyl-peptidase produces MKFIMKVSALALLLSTHQALAVEKDNVWVYEVPAAGSVVGLADSERADAIRDSLVAPFFERLPGGETLAGRSGTASGFQVLHVPLATQRFTQGNLSVAGAENATFYLNGVRVADEDEQVALAMPTGDHQLLVFLEGVESWQSVNVQWEGKADHDQVDTGRVDEVRLSQTHVFDAPVTTAVEVSASGQYVVWRRQHFSEDTGNAAQVDLQIYDVNNERTVYRWNQTGVHSFAWHPEQEQLAWVEGNRIQLLTLETLEIRQLTPAFEGVRGLQWANSDTLIFSWNKEGEQDGEMVKRYRALEDRWSYFRDVSQLFSLQVESGVIQQLTNAAVTSSLEDVHSTKNKLLLSRSVIDYREPAHYLVELYELNMTDGEEVKLGEYRTFNQAFYLNNDLYVVAGPEFGDGAGRALPEGMLANNYDGQLYRMMADGNVEALSKDFDPAIGSAQAMANGEVLLRVTERDTTQLYRFLPNNKSFVKVPTGLDIVDTYSVTAASVPTIFFAGTEVTRPSRMGYVDTESSAPSVLWDSYSLHYRNVDIHDIREWNFRNDQGDTIFGRIYLPPQFDSGKKYPALVYYYGGTSPVQRAFTGRYPFNQWAAQGYVVYVVQPSGATGFGQEFSARHVNAWGEYTAQEIITGTERFLAAHSFVDADRVGHLGASYGGFMTMLLATMTDIYSASMSHAGISNITSYWGQGWWGFLYSGEASKGSFPWNNEQLYTYRSPVFHADQITAPMLLIHGDADTNVPPGESHNMFTALKLLGKDVELVEYKGADHHIIARDERFHWWDTYMAFFDKYLKGEPEWWDHLYPEEE; encoded by the coding sequence ATGAAATTCATAATGAAAGTCAGCGCACTAGCGCTTTTGCTAAGCACTCACCAAGCTCTGGCGGTGGAAAAAGATAATGTCTGGGTTTATGAGGTTCCAGCGGCAGGCTCGGTGGTTGGTTTAGCTGACTCAGAGCGTGCGGATGCGATTCGAGATTCGCTCGTCGCACCATTCTTTGAGCGCTTACCAGGAGGAGAGACGCTCGCTGGACGCAGTGGGACCGCATCAGGGTTTCAAGTATTACATGTGCCGCTAGCGACACAGCGTTTTACCCAAGGTAACCTCAGTGTTGCAGGCGCCGAGAATGCCACTTTTTATCTCAACGGTGTGCGTGTTGCCGACGAGGATGAACAGGTTGCATTAGCAATGCCCACGGGAGATCACCAGCTTCTCGTATTCTTAGAAGGAGTGGAGAGCTGGCAAAGCGTTAATGTGCAATGGGAAGGAAAGGCGGACCATGATCAAGTCGATACCGGTCGTGTCGATGAAGTACGGTTGAGTCAGACGCATGTTTTTGATGCGCCGGTGACAACGGCTGTAGAGGTTTCTGCTTCGGGTCAGTACGTTGTTTGGAGGCGTCAGCACTTTTCTGAGGACACAGGGAATGCGGCGCAAGTCGATTTGCAAATCTACGACGTTAACAACGAAAGAACGGTCTACCGCTGGAATCAAACTGGTGTGCACAGTTTTGCTTGGCATCCAGAGCAAGAGCAACTTGCTTGGGTTGAAGGGAATCGTATTCAGCTTTTAACCTTGGAAACCCTCGAGATTCGTCAGCTAACGCCTGCATTTGAGGGGGTTCGTGGATTGCAATGGGCGAACTCAGACACACTTATTTTTAGCTGGAATAAGGAGGGTGAGCAAGACGGCGAGATGGTGAAGCGATATCGTGCGTTAGAAGATCGTTGGAGCTACTTCCGAGATGTGAGCCAGTTGTTCTCACTCCAAGTGGAATCAGGCGTGATTCAGCAGCTCACCAATGCGGCTGTCACGTCATCATTAGAAGACGTTCATAGTACAAAAAACAAATTACTGCTCAGCCGCAGTGTGATTGATTATCGTGAACCTGCACATTATCTCGTTGAGTTATATGAACTGAATATGACCGATGGTGAAGAAGTGAAGCTTGGTGAATACCGAACCTTTAACCAAGCGTTTTATCTAAATAACGATCTATATGTGGTTGCTGGACCGGAATTTGGCGATGGTGCAGGGCGTGCACTGCCCGAAGGAATGTTGGCAAACAATTACGATGGTCAGCTTTACCGAATGATGGCAGATGGTAATGTAGAGGCGTTAAGTAAAGACTTTGATCCCGCGATTGGAAGTGCGCAAGCGATGGCGAATGGCGAAGTACTTCTGCGTGTTACCGAACGAGATACCACACAGCTCTATCGTTTCCTTCCCAACAATAAGTCCTTCGTTAAAGTACCTACGGGGCTCGATATTGTGGACACATATTCGGTCACAGCAGCATCGGTTCCGACCATTTTCTTTGCTGGGACGGAAGTGACAAGACCAAGCCGTATGGGCTATGTCGACACAGAGAGTTCAGCTCCCTCGGTGCTATGGGACAGCTATTCTTTGCATTATAGAAATGTCGATATTCACGATATTCGCGAGTGGAATTTTAGAAACGATCAAGGTGACACGATTTTTGGTCGTATTTATCTGCCGCCTCAATTTGATAGTGGCAAGAAATATCCAGCGCTGGTTTATTACTATGGCGGTACGTCGCCAGTACAGCGAGCTTTTACTGGGCGTTATCCCTTTAATCAATGGGCTGCTCAGGGCTATGTTGTCTATGTTGTGCAACCAAGCGGAGCGACAGGGTTTGGTCAGGAGTTCTCAGCTCGCCATGTGAATGCGTGGGGCGAGTATACGGCGCAAGAAATTATTACCGGCACCGAGCGATTTTTGGCGGCTCATAGTTTCGTAGATGCAGATCGCGTGGGGCACTTAGGCGCTTCTTACGGCGGCTTCATGACCATGCTACTTGCGACAATGACGGACATTTACAGTGCGTCGATGTCGCACGCCGGCATTAGTAATATAACTTCGTACTGGGGCCAAGGTTGGTGGGGTTTCTTATATTCTGGTGAGGCCAGTAAAGGCTCGTTCCCATGGAATAATGAGCAGCTTTATACCTACCGCAGCCCGGTTTTTCATGCGGATCAAATCACCGCACCGATGTTATTGATTCATGGTGACGCCGATACAAATGTACCTCCAGGCGAAAGCCACAACATGTTTACGGCCTTAAAGCTGTTAGGAAAAGACGTTGAGCTGGTCGAGTACAAGGGCGCAGATCATCATATTATTGCGCGCGACGAGCGTTTTCATTGGTGGGATACTTACATGGCTTTCTTTGATAAATATTTAAAGGGCGAGCCGGAATGGTGGGATCATCTGTATCCTGAGGAAGAATAG
- a CDS encoding rhomboid family GlyGly-CTERM serine protease, which yields MWLTIPTQKAFWVPPLAVALLIALIFFLPLTWQESLSFVRSEIEQGAWWRVLSGQWIHLRFSHLITNLLGLGVIWLFFAEYLRARLFLPALTVTSVGCMWGTYLWAPEISHYVGFSGTLYGLFAWGACRDVLHRKSMGWLLLLIVVGKVSYDYWVGPVSLSGTAIDYLATPTHLFGVGSGIIWAILIFIGFERARSLDSSTPNS from the coding sequence ATGTGGTTAACCATACCCACTCAGAAGGCTTTTTGGGTGCCACCGCTTGCGGTGGCACTTCTCATTGCACTTATTTTTTTCCTTCCTTTGACATGGCAAGAGTCGCTCAGTTTTGTGCGGAGCGAGATTGAACAAGGAGCATGGTGGAGAGTCTTATCGGGACAATGGATTCACTTGCGATTCAGTCACTTGATAACGAATCTATTGGGGCTGGGCGTGATTTGGCTATTTTTTGCTGAATATTTGCGCGCTAGACTCTTTTTACCTGCGCTAACGGTCACTTCGGTGGGCTGTATGTGGGGAACCTACCTTTGGGCGCCGGAAATATCTCACTATGTTGGCTTTTCTGGCACTTTGTATGGGCTGTTTGCGTGGGGCGCGTGTCGCGATGTGCTGCATCGAAAGTCGATGGGGTGGCTGTTATTACTGATTGTAGTGGGGAAAGTGAGTTACGATTACTGGGTAGGACCGGTCAGCCTGAGCGGCACGGCGATTGACTATTTAGCCACGCCTACACATCTCTTTGGCGTGGGGAGTGGCATCATCTGGGCAATACTGATATTTATCGGCTTTGAAAGAGCACGTTCCCTGGATTCATCAACACCCAACTCGTGA
- a CDS encoding 2OG-Fe(II) oxygenase superfamily protein, protein MSDFIGIYDNALPDELCEELIAVFESSPHLVEGKTGHGVEKDKKVSHDLYLDQHAEYQSLVNRVRTLTAQKILEYFQTYHFGLIAPVALKVKHPLTGQVVNLTHENFAEVAKGNEAHYMKLLYRLGAIQAQRYRADEGNYNYWHCEVYPQPNSTEALHRTLLFMFYLNDVAEGGTTDFYYQNKQIEPRKGRMVIAPAYFTHTHRGTTPRSNDKYILTSWVLMNPGNVLFQSR, encoded by the coding sequence ATGTCTGACTTTATAGGAATCTACGATAATGCTTTGCCTGACGAGCTGTGCGAGGAACTCATTGCGGTATTCGAAAGTTCTCCTCACCTAGTTGAAGGAAAAACGGGACATGGCGTTGAGAAAGATAAGAAAGTCAGTCATGACTTGTACCTTGATCAACATGCAGAGTATCAATCACTCGTAAATCGAGTTCGCACACTGACTGCGCAAAAGATTTTGGAGTACTTCCAAACTTATCATTTTGGCTTAATTGCACCGGTCGCCTTAAAAGTAAAACATCCGCTCACGGGCCAAGTGGTGAACTTAACGCATGAGAATTTTGCAGAGGTAGCCAAAGGCAACGAAGCTCATTACATGAAGCTTTTATACCGTTTAGGCGCAATACAAGCGCAGCGGTATCGTGCCGACGAAGGGAATTACAATTACTGGCACTGCGAAGTGTATCCACAACCAAACAGCACGGAAGCGCTGCATCGAACGCTCTTATTTATGTTCTATTTAAACGACGTGGCAGAAGGTGGTACAACGGACTTCTATTATCAGAACAAGCAGATAGAACCAAGAAAAGGCAGAATGGTGATCGCACCAGCCTACTTCACGCACACTCACAGGGGAACGACACCGCGAAGTAATGACAAGTACATTCTCACGAGTTGGGTGTTGATGAATCCAGGGAACGTGCTCTTTCAAAGCCGATAA